TCATTATTGTTGAACTCAAACATCTCTACGCCAATTCTGTCACCAGTAGACATATGGGCAATTTTGAAAGATCCCCAGCCAGTCCCAAAGACATCAATACACATCTGACCTATAGGTGTTTCAGACTCTTCAGTAATGAGAGTCGGTTTCATAATCAAATACCAACCCATCACAGCGCTATAAAACTCAACTGCTTTCTCTACATCAGGAACAGAAATCCCAATATGTGAAAAAGCTCTTGGATAGTTACTCATGGTATTTCTTCCCTAAGAAGGTTCACTCTACATTAGCCCACCCGCACAAGATACAGCACTTTGCTTGCATTTCATAACGCAAGCTTGAATCCTCTTTCTCCATGTACCA
This window of the Roseofilum reptotaenium CS-1145 genome carries:
- a CDS encoding lactoylglutathione lyase family protein codes for the protein MSNYPRAFSHIGISVPDVEKAVEFYSAVMGWYLIMKPTLITEESETPIGQMCIDVFGTGWGSFKIAHMSTGDRIGVEMFEFNNNEKPTDFEYWKTSTFHFCVQDPDIEGLVEKIVAHGGKQRMPIREYYPGEKPYRMVYVEDPFGLIFEVYSHSYELTYSQGAY